The following coding sequences are from one Culex quinquefasciatus strain JHB chromosome 1, VPISU_Cqui_1.0_pri_paternal, whole genome shotgun sequence window:
- the LOC6032661 gene encoding 39S ribosomal protein L43, mitochondrial, which produces MSNSHLFLKSAFPRAPLANGVGRYVCQLQRITLKYCKNHGSSKGMREFLENDLVDFSRANPGVVVYVKPRRHRTAVMSAEYLDGDRQWVNCGNSTRDEIRKWVEVLRTQATGAAGGVRLRKLWHTDVPSVQGPWTPFTHQHPSTNVAQFPSEELGRVQGQPQTATEVLLEMFKAQQLESGDKSGKTEGSS; this is translated from the coding sequence ATGTCCAACTCGCACCTCTTCCTCAAGTCGGCCTTCCCGCGGGCCCCGCTGGCCAACGGCGTCGGCCGGTACGTGTGCCAGCTGCAGCGAATCACGCTCAAGTACTGCAAAAATCACGGCTCCAGCAAGGGAATGCGCGAGTTCCTGGAGAACGACCTGGTGGACTTTAGCCGGGCCAACCCGGGCGTGGTGGTGTACGTGAAGCCCCGGCGCCACCGGACGGCGGTCATGAGTGCCGAGTATCTGGACGGGGACCGGCAGTGGGTCAACTGTGGCAACAGCACCCGCGACGAGATCCGGAAGTGGGTCGAAGTGCTGCGGACGCAGGCCACGGGTGCCGCCGGGGGAGTTCGGTTGCGCAAGCTGTGGCACACGGACGTGCCGTCGGTGCAGGGACCGTGGACGCCGTTCACGCACCAGCACCCGTCGACGAATGTGGCGCAGTTTCCGAGTGAGGAGTTGGGCCGCGTGCAGGGACAACCGCAGACGGCCACCGAAGTGCTGCTGGAAATGTTCAAGGCACAGCAGCTCGAGAGCGGGGACAAATCCGGCAAGACGGAGGGGTCGTCGTAA